Proteins from a genomic interval of Eschrichtius robustus isolate mEscRob2 chromosome 9, mEscRob2.pri, whole genome shotgun sequence:
- the CALHM4 gene encoding LOW QUALITY PROTEIN: calcium homeostasis modulator protein 4 (The sequence of the model RefSeq protein was modified relative to this genomic sequence to represent the inferred CDS: deleted 1 base in 1 codon; substituted 2 bases at 2 genomic stop codons), translating into MSPALNNTVSSLQRSGTFINSFFFFFNQFFNCCFDYGGQQISSFTFRCPSQVGKNFYYGSAFLVIPALILLVAGFALRSQMWTIPNEYCCSCTPPARRISFRERKLACLRFFSVTGRALVAPLTXLAVTLLTGTYYECAASEFASVDHYRVFDNVSASKREEILAGFPCCTXAPSDMILVRDEVAFLHRYQSQMLGWILITLATIAVLVSCSLARCCSPLTSPRHRYWTNHLYNERELFEQAAAQHSRFLIVQRIKKLFGFIPGNEGVQHIRIPSCHDWRDISVPSFLCMGNDMQGHYSFLGDRLDEDNEESKSGSIELKP; encoded by the exons ATGAGCCCAGCTCTCAACAATACTGTATCTTCTCTGCAGAGAAGTGGAACatttatcaattcttttttttttttttttaat caatTCTTTAATTGCTGCTTTGACTATGGTGGGCAACAAATCTCTTCTTTCACATTCAGATGTCCCTCTCAGGTTGGGAAAAACTTCTATTATGGTTCTGCTTTTCTAGTCATTCCTGCCTTAATCCTTCTGGTTGCTGGCTTTGCTCTGAGAAGCCAGATGTGGACAATTCCCAATGAATACTGCTGCAGCTGTACCCCTCCGGCCCGGAGAATCAGCTTCCGGGAGCGCAAGCTGGCTTGCCTTCGCTTCTTCAGCGTCACTGGGAGGGCACTTGTTGCTCCATTAACATAGCTGGCGGTGACCCTGCTGACAGGCACGTACTACGAATGCGCAGCAAGTGAATTCGCATCTGTGGACCATTACCGAGTGTTTGACAATGTCAGTGCCAGCAAACGGGAAGAGATCTTAGCT GGTTTTCCATGCTGCACATGAGCTCCATCCGACATGATCCTGGTCAGAGATGAAGTCGCTTTTCTGCACAGATACCAGTCACAA ATGCTGGGCTGGATTTTGATCACCTTGGCAACCATCGCTGTCCTAGTCTCCTGCTCTTTGGCGAGGTGTTGCTCACCCCTCACCTCTCCGCGGCATCGCTACTGGACCAACCACCTCTACAATGAGAGGGAGCTCTTTGAACAAGCTGCAGCACAGCACTCACGGTTCCTCATCGTGCAGCGTATAAAGAAGCTATTTGGCTTCATTCCTGGAAATGAAGGTGTCCAACACATCCGTATTCCCTCATGTCACGACTGGAGAGATATTTCAGTACCCAGCTTTCTCTGCATGGGTAATGACATGCAAGGTCACTACAGCTTCCTTGGAGACAGGTTGGATGAGGATAATGAGGAAAGCAAATCAGGAAGTATTGAATTAAAACCTTAA